In Heliangelus exortis chromosome 12, bHelExo1.hap1, whole genome shotgun sequence, the genomic stretch GGGATAATAAGCACCATTAAGGTTAGTCTGTCTCATGATTGTTTCTTATTAAAAAGAGACTGTACTTATCTGTGCAGGATATGCTGTTTGGATGAGGGAATTAGCAGAGTGACTGCCTCCATATCATCTAATTAGCAAAAATGTTGATAAGCAGATACAATCACATATGATTAGGATCCTTTTAAAAAGCCACTCCATTAATTAAATAGACAGAGAGGCCGCCTCCAGCCCTCGCGTGCCACTGATtagaatacaaatatttacacTAATCTCACCTCCATCAGCCATGGGACACTTTTGAGTATTTTTAGTGACATCAGATTACTATTGATTTTCATCCCCAATGTCAGACCATTTTGTTAGTATCTGAAAGTGCTGCCTTCAGTTTCGGATGCTTTAAATCATGTTAAGGGTTTATCTTAATGACGCTGCTGATAACCACTGTTCAGGTCACTCGTACTTTCTCTTCAAAGAACACAGTCTGGGCtggtttttattgtttgtaCTTGAGATTTAAGATACgaaaaacatttctcatttcAAAGCCTTGGTTTCTAGGGATGGGGCTGCCAGGCTAGTTTGGGTATAGTTACTTGATGCGTTCATGTGtcatttctcttcctccctgcctctctctgacccttcccttttccctcgCAAACCCTTTTGGCTCACAGCAGTGGCCCCTCTTGCATGGCTGCTAATCTCTGACGCCTGCTGCAGACAGTCAGGCAGTGAGTGTTCTCCATTCAGGGAAGACAGGAGGAAAACACCCCCGACTTTTCAGAGGGGTAGGACACACTAAATCCAAGACAGATAATCCAGTGCGCCAGCCAGTCTGAGATGGGCACTCATCATCAAAAGCAAATACGGGAGGAGATGCTTTGCAGAGACAGCACAAGACAGTCAACTCCTTCCTTCTGTGCATGGCCCCACTCCCTGCAGTAGATAACAGGCCTAGAACCCTCCAACAGGCTTTCCTGGTGTCCCATTTTCCCTTCTGGAGGAGGCAACAGAGAGTGGGAACAGCAATTGCTCCTGAAATTCCTGCTAAGGATCCATGCTCATGGACCACACTGGCAGTGGCTAGGAGCTGTTGGCATCTTTCAATGGCTTGTGGGTGGTAAGCTTGCATCACCCTCAAGTCCAATGGACAATCCTAAAAAAAGACACTAGCCCAAATAAACAAGTCTCCTCAGTGAAGATTTCAAGCAGCACTACAGTGAAAGCAAGCCACGAGGCCTTAACTCTCCCCTCAGTGTAGAAGAGCACTTTGGGATGCTTTGGGGGTGCGAAGAGCCCTCTGTGTTCAAataggcagcagcagcttgctgctgggcaCAGATTGACTTTTGCCATTGCTACAGCACAAACaccacaaagcagaaaaataattcacatgGCACAACCACTCTGTGGTTAAGAAGACCTCCCTTAtgcaaaaggaagcaaaatccAGAATCTCTCCAGAGTCAAGCCCATGGGATCATGAGCtcctttcttgcttttcacTTCCTTCAGCTCCAGCCTCCAGACCAGCACTGTGCTGCCTTATAGCATCCCTGTTATACATATCCACATCTTGGGACAGATATCTAATGGAGCATGCGGAAAAGAGACTAAGGTTGTTAATGAACTTCATTCTGGGCACTTATTTTGGTATGAACATGAGGCTAAGCTCTTCTGGAAGTGTTAGATTCGGCTGTAAACTCAGAAGAGATAGTGATGATCATTTAATCATGATTTTAGGAAAACAGGCCACTCTGAGTTTAAAAATGGCCACATTAGGAGGTTCCAGTGATTCATTACCTTCATAATGAAGGATATGTCGCATATTTTCAGCTTAAATTCAGTTAATTCATGCCACCTTCCAACTGCTCTGTCTGGGAGCCTGAAGCACGGAATTCTGAGCCATGGCACAGAATTTCTGTTCCCATGCAGGTTCTTATAGACTAAGCTGAAGCTGGCACTGAATTTCCTCTTAATACCAAGACACTTTCCCTGAGTACCTCATTCCAGAGCGTATTTTCAAAACCCTTAATCACATTTTATGGCTCTTCCCTGAGCTGGCTCCAATTTACCAACACTTCTCCCAAACTGGGGATAGCCAAACTGCCAACAGCTTTCCTATAGCTGCTGCCATAGGGTAATACGGCCTGGACTTCACACAAAATCAAACTGAGTATTTCAGAATCCCACCTTTAGGAAGGTATAGgtaaaaaaagtaaactgacaAAGTCATCTGTCACAGCTGTGATGTCACAGCTCCACCTGCAACTACAGCATCACACGTATGATCTACATTTGAAAACATAAAGCCAGCACCAAGCAATTCCACCCTAGAATGAAGGCAGGAGAACTGAGCAGTGATTggctgagcccccccctgaGGTCACAATCTCAAAATATGTGACCAGCAGGGTCAGGAACTGAGCATCCACCCAGCCTGAAGAAGGCAGCAGCATTAGGCGTCCAGGAGCCTCTGCATGCTGACCACCCCTGGGCTTCACATCCTTGGTTAGGAGAAAGGCACCAGGTGTCTTCCAAACAGCCCCATTCCTTTGAGATGGTGGATTATTACAGAGTCCTTGGACTGCAAAAGAATGCCTCACAAGATGAGGTTAAGAAATCCTACTACAAACTGGCACTAAAATGGCACCCTGACAAGAATCCCAGAAACAAGGAGGAAGCTGAGAAGAAATTCAGATTAATCTCTGAGGCATACAGTATTTTGTCTGACCCTCAGAAACGATCAGCCTATGATGGCAGATTCGAGAAAAGCAGATtccaaagagaaagaagtttCACAGGGGGTCACACGGACCCTTTTGATTCCCCTTCTGGATTTTCAGACCTTGAAATGATGTTTAGGGATTTGTTTTGGGGAATGGATCCCTTGACCAATATCAGAAACAATGGTGGAAACAGACACAGGACAAATGAAAGAGGAAGGCGCTCCAATTATGCTGATAAGTTTATAGACTTGTTAACATCATTTAATTCGCCCAGAGAGCAGCAAGCTGGGCCACACAGTGTCAGAGCAATGATAACCACTGTTGAAGAGATCAATGGCAAGAAGATCATCACCCGGAGAATCTTTGAGAATGGGGAGGAGAGAATAGAAGTGGAAGAAGATGGCCAGCTGAAGCATgtgagaaaaagaggagaatcCAACCGGTATTATGGGGGCCCCTCACAGAAGCATTAACTGCAAGCTGTGCGAGATGCTCTCATTGCTCAGTGGATGAGATCCACTACAAGCAGTATTAATAAATGCCAAGATCATGACACAACTTCTCAATGGCTGGGAACAAATACTTTACAGGTAAAGATACGGAGTTATGCTGAACTAAGGAGTGGGACTCTACTAATCCTGTGTAAGGTGATAAATAGTGCTTGTTCAGAAAATAGGAATAGTAGACACGTGTGAAAGCAACCTTGCCAGTTTGCCAATGAGACCAAGTTGATTAACATAGGGAAAGGAGACAGGCTGACTGACAGACTGGTAAGAGAGCTCTACGATAAGCTATAGGTCCTCTTCCCACCCACCGAAATGCCAATTTTAAAGTCTACTAGCTGGAACAATAAAGCCTTGAGTAACCTTCATATACAACCCTGAGGCTGAGTGAGCAATATCATGCCTTCAGTGTACAAAAAGATGCATATTCACTGAAAAAGATGTTTGTGCACATGCAGGAAGGTGAGGGAGGGTCAGTGGGTCACACGGAGCCTAGAAGAAAGGAACTGGCACAGGgacaaggaaggagaaaaatgccATTCCTCAGACTGTAGAATAGAATTGGGTTTTTCTAGAGAATGCCCTGCACATTATGAACAGAGACCCTGAGGTGAGCACTGTGTAGCTCTGGGGCTGAAAGCGAGCAGGGAGAAGGTAAATTTGGCTCTTGGACTGGAACAACCTATGATCCCTTTCTGCTTGGAGCCAAATACAAACCATGAGCAAACAGATTCCAGGGGGCTGAGTTTAGCTCCCTCTTTGTGCAAAGCTGGATGTGGGGTCTTAGATGGTGCTATACCATCCTTATTGTCTTCCTCACAGCTGCAAGAGCCACTTCACAATGCATTTCTTGCACCGCCTGCCAGCATGCTGCTTTCGTCCTCCACTGAGCTGAGGAACATGCTCCCCACGTTTCCGCCCTCCCCTGTGCTGACATGAACTGCTGAGCCCTGTTTCTTGCTTGGCCAGATCACCTTAGGCATTTAAAATCTTACACGCCTCTTATTTTCAATCCCACGCTACGTCCCCTTGAGTTTCCCAGCTTGCCCTGCCCGCTGATGTCTCCCTGGAGACTGGAACGAGCTTTCAGGGACAATTTCACTCTAATCCAGATTGCAATTGCTGCCTGTGTTTGGGCAGGTCTTTGCATCTGTTTCCTCTGCTGTAAAATGGGAATAACAGACTCCCGTGCTTTGAAAGAGACTGCGAGGTAATGATACTAGCAAAGAACTCTGAACACGAAGCAGTGAGTTAAATTAGTATGAGTACTGCCACCCCTTttacttttgaaaagaaaaatgtagctTAAATCACCTTCTTTAGCAAGTGATACCATCCTCAGCttggaaaaccaaaccaaaactgtaTTTGTTATGTTAAGAGCTCTTAAATGCCTGTGAATCTCTCTCCCAGTAAGAAAAAGGCACAGTGCTGGGAGGAAGCAGAAAGCTAAGTGCATGCTGGTTTCAGGGAGGGAAGCCAGtggtgatgggagggggggaaaatcCTGTGCAGGGACAAACCACATCTGATGCTTCCCCAGAGTTTGGGATCCATAAGCAGTCCTGTAGGCACCGGGACCATGAGGACAGCAAAGACATGAAGGGTTCAGTACACAAAGATTAATTTGGTCAGAGCAAAACATAAGTAAATATTTCTACCCATATTCTCTGTGGACACCACATTCACATGACATGGCTTCTTGAATTTACCTTATGCTATGTCAGAGGAAGtccaaggtgaaaaaaaaatataaatgacaacaaaaaaacaaactgcacaTTTTGGATCGGAAACTGAAATGGTCTTTGATCAAAACAACATGCTTTGAAATCTGGACCAGAGTTGAATTCCCATCTCCTCAACCTTTTTCAGCTTGCTAGGGCAGATCTACACAAATCTTGGACCTGTCCTACCTTGGCTCAGCAATTCCTTCTCTTCTATCAGTATCTAAGGCAGCATCTAAGAGCAAGTCCTTCCTTTTCCCATCAGAGCATTTCCATTGCCACTtagagcagcagagagctcctacagcagctctggcagctgccAGTACCATAACCTGCTGTTAGGAAGTTGGGGACATGGATTTGGAAGGGTCCCAGATCACCCAGTAAGTGTCAAGCCAAGAGGACCTGCAGATTCTATTCTGCATCTCACTGTACACTGCAGGGCACAAAACATCCCACAGCACTTTCTGCAAACGAGAGatcagagatttaaaaaaaagacatccaTAAAGGTCTGGTGGTATGTGAGCAGGTCAGGCTGATGAAGCAGCCCTGTATTCCCACCATAGCCAGAAATCTGCCAGGTGTGCCCCAGCCACCCATGGAAAGGGGCTGGGTCTCTGTTACAAACAGGTAAATGAACCCCACCAAACCTTGCCTTGGAAGAAAACCCTTGCCTGTTCCTGAACACCCATCAGACTAACACTGAGCCTGCCAGCGAAACATTAACTCCttcaaggacttttttttaaagcttcttctCATGCCATTtagcagctgcagcaccagagGAGGCAGCACCAGATGTCCAGCCACAACACAACCAGGGAGCCTTTGCCTCACCCACTTCCATCTCTCTGTTCCCCTTCCAGAAATGCATCTTCCCTctaaaaagctgtattttgggACCTTGCCTGGTGAGTGGTGTATCTCTCAGGTGTGTCCATAGCTGAAGGCACTTGCATACATTTGCATGTACAATCAACTCACCCATGAGGCCCCACAGGTACCAGCACCAGAGCCTTTTGCTCAGCTGCCGATGGAAACCAACCCCTCATCCTTCCAGCCACCACCGTGCACAAGGGGCTCAATTCCAGCACCATCTCTGCTTGAACACATCACACTGGGGGGCACTTTAGGAGCCACAGGGCCCTGCCTGGCCCACAGCACCAGGAAAAGCAGGGAGCAAAGGTGACTGGAGCAGAGCCGCCCATCCAGCAGCCTGCGCCGAGAGGCTGAGTCATTATTTTATTAGCAGGCCTCACAACTACTTTAATGTGGGCTTAGgctgcaaaaacaaaaacatacatAAAAGCATTTGGAATTACTTCATAAAATACTAAATCACAATATTAACCAACTGACCTTTGCTCTACGCAGACCTGCTAATTTTAGCAATTATAGCCAACAACTTGAACATATCAAGTGGGCAACTGTTTAACAATAATGACATCTGCTTGGAAAATCCAATTATGTCTAAACATCTTTAAATCCCCACTAGGGGATACCTGCTTTCTTTTTGCAACTGTTAGTCTCTGCCTAATAGGATTTTAAACTCGCAGCCTGCTGCACACTGTGGTGGCAGTGGCCCCTCTCCCTGGAGTTGCAACAACAGGACTGCCATCCCATTAAGCAGGGAGTGAGAGTCTCTCCTCGGACAGTGATggaagtggtttgtttttttgacagCCTAATCTGATAGACGGGTGCATTAGCTGGATCTCTTTGCTctcctgccccccacccccgcAGATTCTGgtcccctctgcagccccccaaGGCTACATGTGCTGAACATCACCAGAACTCATTTCTACCGACTCTTTCTTGGAAAGGACCTTGCTACCAAGATGGGCTTTGCAGCCATCAGTGCCCTTTCTGGGACAACTGACATGAGATTTCCTCCTCCAGTGTCCTCAGACACAAACAAGTTTCGTTTTCTGCGTtgacttctgtttctttcctctcttttctcccaCCATTCCTCCTCTACCCCCAGCTATTTAAATCCTCCTCA encodes the following:
- the DNAJB8 gene encoding dnaJ homolog subfamily B member 8; protein product: MVDYYRVLGLQKNASQDEVKKSYYKLALKWHPDKNPRNKEEAEKKFRLISEAYSILSDPQKRSAYDGRFEKSRFQRERSFTGGHTDPFDSPSGFSDLEMMFRDLFWGMDPLTNIRNNGGNRHRTNERGRRSNYADKFIDLLTSFNSPREQQAGPHSVRAMITTVEEINGKKIITRRIFENGEERIEVEEDGQLKHVRKRGESNRYYGGPSQKH